GGTTTGCAGCTTGATTAAAACATGCAGTGATCAGACCGACTGAAGTATGTTTGTGTctcagctttgcttttttttgactttgacaCAGATTTTAATAATATTTGCATGTCAAACAAATACTAGCGTCATTTTTCTGACggtgatgttttgtgttttagagGATGACGACGTCAACATTTCTGCACAAACGCCGTTTCTTCCGTTTGTTGCTTCGATTGGCGTGACTGTAGTCATCGTTGTGAGCGGACTTGTTCTGATCTACAGAGGAATacgtcacaggtgagaggataTTCATGGCTCGCGTTGGATCTCGTTCACGTGTGCTGAACCAGTATTACCTTGACATGCAGCATCTTCAGCACCAACAGCTGAACTGTTCAGTCAAATCAATTTTCAGCTAGTTTGATGCTGATCACCTGTGACACATTCAGCAGgtttttaaatgactgaaaactgcagtcGTGTCTATCAGGTCTTTAAGTTTCATATGAAGCAATGATAGAGGACATGGCCTTCCACTTTCTGTCTTGTTTCCAGAAATAGACTACACAGTGCAAAGTGACTTCATGCTAAGGTTGTTGTTAATGCACTCTTGTTTGACCGACAGAAAACAACTGGAACTGCTGGGCGGACGTCCAAACGAGGTGCAGTACagagcacagaaaaatgtgacatCCTCTTCATTTATGAGGCTCATTTTATTCACATTCATGCATCTTTCTGCAGGAGCCAGAAGACATTGAGCCGTACAGCACCTtcatacagagagagactggaCTGTACTCCACTGCCAGAGTGCAAGTCGCTAACGCTGATACACACAGTTCAAACGTGCTAACCAAAGAGGACGCACACGCGGGGATTTGTCTCTGAAGCTTCATTTGCACTGTACCTCTTCACACCTCATACATTAAACCGAAACACAGCACCTGTTGTCCACAAGGTGGCAGTATTGTGCTTTGTGAATCTGTATTCTCAGGATCAttcctgtctcacacacactcacacacacacacacaaacacagttgatgctttgtgtgtctttcagctTTTTAATATCCACCTGAAAGCTGTCAAACTCAGATTCTAAATGTGAAATGACCGTAACTTTCAATCAGAATAACAAACACATTGCTctcagtgtgacacacacacagctaaaaacaacaaagctcAGCAAGATGGGTCAGCAAACATAGGACTGCTGTTTTATATGTATACAAGTGTGTAAAAGTACAtgaagaaataatgaataatacacAACGTCGATATAAAAATCAGGTGCTTGGAAACTCATCAGTACAGAGAGTGGAAAATTATTGCTGTCGCAGGTGACTGATGCCTTTATTTTAGACTTTCAGTTCTTTGGTTTCATGTTATCCAGATAAACTTTGTAACAGCTGCTTTTTCCTTGGATTGATCCTTTTTAAAGGAATGATCTGATGCGTATCTGTAAACTGCTCATGTAGAAAAGCTGCCTGCTGATTGTCATCTCTATATTGTCGCCTGATGCCCTCTGACCGTTATGATCTTATTGGTCTTAGATTATTTTAATAATGTCTGATTTGGTTCAAAGAGCAAATCTGACTAAGAGAACAAAAATCTCTCCTTTAGATTTTAGGAAACTCTGCCTGTAAAGGTGTCTCATTTGTCCAGGATCCACACCGTCGTCTACATcccatcatttgttttgatcAACACAAAGCCACAGCGTGACCTTCACTTTGTTACAAGAATGAGgaagattttctttcattctcagtTTAAGCATGTTTTAGACAGACTTTCagtcctttgttgttgttgtttttctctcggGCGTTCCCCTACAAACActtctttttatttacagagGAAGTACAACCAGCTCACACAAAGACGCCTCTGTAGCGATCACTGCTCTCCACTCGTTCGCACTCTTAAAGTCTGCAGTTGATTTACGTGAAGTGCATTTCTTCTCAGGGTTTTGACCAGTCATTACGCATCAGCGTTCGGGACAGGCCCTGTCAGCAGATCGTTAAGGGTCAAGAGAGGAGGTTTCCTCAGCACAATCACGGGAGATTTAAGGGAAATGACTCAACAAAATTCATCATCCGCACATGACAAGGTCATGTCAAGGTTGAGTCTCATTAAAAATAGGGTCGCATGTTTTCACTGGATCGAGATGACTGCGCAACTGACAGCAATGAATTTGGGTCTTGAACGCTTGACTTTTGCTCACACTAGAAGAACTAGATGAAGAGCGTCGAGCTGGACTGAGTGGGCCGCTGTAGGTTGGCCTTAGATGGTAGAAGGTAGATTTAAGGCTGCGTCAAGCTGCCGAGTATCTGCTCTTTGCTTGTTTGAGAGCAGGTTTCAAAGGCATTTCAGAAGTACCTTAAGTCAGGATGAGAGTGTGGTGTCGCCTGTCAGAAGACCCAGTAGATGGATGACACCTAATGATGGGTCAAAACATCATTTAGCACCAACGCTGGGTTTCCATAAGAAAGCTCACCCATCTTTTGACACATTTTACTGTCTATTGATGAGCGTCAGATCCTCCATAAACTGGAACCCTCAGTTCTTTCCTCCAGACGCTCTCATCAGGAAAACGAAGCTGAATCtgctcactgactgactgccaggctgtgactgtctgcagctggTGCACAGAGATAAGTCTGACAATCAGAGAAGCGGTCCTTCGGCCTGAAATAGATCCAGATACTTTCTGGTCGGATCAAGATGATACAGCTGTGGATTTAATGCTGCCACATGGTAATATGACTAAACCACAGCCGTTAGCTGTGCTTTCAGCGTCGCGTTCTGGTTTAAAATTACAGGTGTGTGATAGCGCAGGTGCTTTCCTGAAGACTTTGCATTGGGTTTTTCCAAAGTACCAAAGTATGAttgctgcaggagctgctggcaTCCAGGCAAAATAAGCGCTTTGTAAAACACCAATGTATAATCTATAATCACATCATGCGTCGTGTGTGCTTCATAATGTGCAATCCAACCTCTGACTGAGCCCTTCCCCCTTTGGGTTGTGTAATCTTGATGATTCCAACATTTCTGATTAAAtgtgataatgaaaatgaaaatgattgatGATCGTGGAGAGTTTACTGAACAATTATGACTTTAAGAATTGTTTTGGCATCTCTTCCTTTAACATTATCCCAGGCTGTGAGTCCGGGGATCAGACCGACTGGCTTAAGCTGTTGTTGTGCTGTTCCACCTGGCAGTTAGGTTCTTTCCTTACTTTTAAGAAGAATTATGCAGTAACTTCCCCTCCAGGATGTTTGCTAAACAAGATTCCGCAGACTTCATCATGTGAGATCAGTAATTGCACATTGCACAACAAATCCACAGAGCCAGGATGGCGGTCGGGGGCATGATGCACCGCAGTGCTGCCTCACATCCATTAGCATGTGATTCCTCtctgatcacttcctgttgtgatGCATCCCATGAAAAATGTCaccgcacacacagagcaacaatgTGCCCTGTAGCTCCTGAACGTAAGACTTCCTGACAAACATTCCTGACATGTGAGCGGACAGACGTGAAACTAAGATGGTCAGATAAGACGAGGAACACAAGGCTAACATCCAGCAGCAAGCCTGGTTTTAATCTGATGCTCAAACGTGCTCGGGAGGAGTGTACAGTACACGGCTTACAGTGTAGTGTTTGCTCTGTGCTGTACTGAGTACACGCTCTGAGCACAGATTACTCATGTTAAGCTCATCTTTGTCATCACGTTACACAGAATTGGGCGGACTTTCCCCGCATGCTCCTGGGCATCAGGTGTGGTTGCCTGGAGTGACATATGTGCAGTATCACTCCTCTTATCAACCTTTGCCATCATGTACTTAAAACCTCATAACACCAAGGGGCCACCAGACCTTCAAACTTCTGCCTCGGAATTTTTCTGCCTGTGATTCCTGGAGCTGATGCAACAGCGTTGGACAGTAAGTACACAATTCAGCGAAGCTTCGTAGAGGGAACATTAATAGTAGTAATATTAATGATCAGAGAAGAGCAGTATGAGTCACGGAGGCTGAAATAAGTCTATGCCCACTTTTGCTTCCCTATAATCAACACTGACAGTACACTGCTACCTCCTCAAAGACTGATGTCCTGAGCAATCATGAGTGCTGCTATGAGAATTCAGGCAGAATCCACTTCACCTCGACAGTCCTGCGGCATGAAAGCAGTCTGTTTGCACATCATGTAAATATATGTGGAGGAGACTTTTCCTTTGATTCTTCCGATGACCTCATTTGCTTCCAAGCATCGATTCCCTCCCAGACTTCTTTTGGGAAGCTTCACACGTCAATAGATGCTCAGAGGaaaccccccctccctccctccccctccctcccccacgctctcctttctctgctttgtgtctgtctcgGTTTCATTTAGTCTTTAGGCTTTAAAAGGCTGCTCGGAGGACAAACTGAAAGTGCTCCTTGTACACAGTGGAAGAAAATGTTGCACATCCTGGTTTTAACTGGTTTGCTCTTTAAAGGTAAGTGACATTGACGGGGAGGGCGACCCCTGTATATTCACTCTAAATCTGTTTATAATTCCAGACAGTCGGAGCAGTTACAGTCACTCATAGCTTATCATTTGGACTTAAAGTGCTCATGTATGGTTTTTATTTGTacttctttatttttgttttgtattcctctgattatttatttgttacttTTTCTATTCATCTGTACTTTGTCCTGtattctgtttctgctgttgtgctgctgcagctgaacgtctcctctggggatcaataaaggctAAAAGGATTTGAACTGTATGTCATTTATAGGCTGCGTTGTTATCATCTAACATTATTTACAATAGACTACATTCAAAGGGCTTGGATGGAAAATGGTATTTAAtagaaaatgtgtgttattCACAGTCAAGGCGTGTCCGTTTGTAGTTCCTCATCATGTATTATTGAACAGCACAACAAATCTATATTTACTTGAAGCCCTTACTGAAACGCAGCTCTTTTGATTTTCAGCCTCGACATCGCAGATCACCAGTTACGGTAATTCAACAGGTGACTACGGCGGGGACGCGCACTACACGTGCTCATTACTCAACCCCACAGGTGCAGAGACAACTTTGTTTTGCAAACGCTGCTTTTATAATCAAGATGTAACCAGTGGTGCAGcaagtattcagatcatttactgaACAAGACGTGCTGATACTGCGCTGTAAGAAATACACCGTCAagagtaaaagtcctgcattgaaaatgtcacttaagtcaaagaaaacaagtgGAATGAGGAAAATGTACCTCAAGTATTAACAGTAAAAGCACTCAATGCAGAAAGACGTTCTGCTACATGATAGATTATTATGACTCATACATTCGTGGATTAGGATTATTCTCTCTATTAATCAATTGATTGCTTGGTTGGTTGCCATCGTCTGTAGGGTACTTGTGTAGACAGCTGGGTTGTTTCATTTACAGCAAAATATCATACTTTATaagctctttgtgtgttttgtgtgcaaaaaTATACAACTGCACGTCcaatatttccttctgaaatgtagtaGAAGCAGAAAGTGGCAtaaaaggaagagaaagcaaagtacaagtacctcaaatttgtacttgagtagATGTACTTCGTTACATTGCACCACTCTTGGCTCCCTCTGATTGGAGGGCCACTGTTTCCCCTCAGGTGTGCGCCAGGTCACATGGCAGAGGCGCTTCAAGGATGAGTCCACTGAGAATTTGGCGACCTACAGCAACCAGTTTGGACAGCAAGTCAACGAGCCTTATCAGGGGAAAGTGATCTTCACACAAGCGTCCCTCAGCTCCACGTCCATCACCCTGAGGAACGTGACGTGGGAAGACGACAGCTGTTACATTTGTTCTTTCAACGTGTATCCTGACGGCTCCAAAGAGACGCAGACTTGCCTCACAGTGCAAGGTAAATCACAGCAAAAGCAATCCTTTTCCTGTCAGATCGGATCATTTTGTAACGAAAGCGTTCCAGAATGTCTGGCAGAATGACAGCGTTTTATTATCTGTGTAGGGATATCCCAGGTGACGACAGGTGTGGAAGCTCCCAGCAGTGAACTCGAGGGAGAAGACGGGCAGGAGGttgtgttcagctgctctgcgACAGGTAAACCAGCTCCAACCATTCAGTGGGCCTACTCACCTGATGTCCTGCTCGTAAACCAACCAAGGACGACTACAGCATCCAACAGAGACCACACGTTCACCAGCAGCCGCAACGTCACTCTGGAAGTACCTCTGGGCTGGAGTGGACATGTGGACTGTCTGCTGAACAGTGGAATGATGGGACAAAGGCGGGAGAGGATCTTTTTTTCTGATGAAGAAAGGCATGacaagaaggaagaggagggtatGCATATCATTTTTTATAAGAGTGGACAGTCATCATGTAGCTGCAGTGTAACAGGATGAGTCTGGTTCACTAGTAAGTGACCCACCCAGGAAGTCCCAATGCCAGAAGTATTCCAGAGTACTGGAGGACTGGTTTCCCTGTAAAATTCCCAGCAATGAGCAGCTTTGCTAACAATGCTCACTGACACAAGGTGATTATTTAACAATGGAACAAGAGGATCTTGTGTTTCCTGGCTGTCAAGGAAGTGACCTGCCTAAAAAGTCTCAGCCCCgaacaaaacaaagtcagagCAATTAGCGTCTTGGCTAATTATCCTCAGTGACTGGAAGAGAAGCCGCACACCCACCACAGCAGCGTGCACTTCCTGCTTATCAGCTGAAGTTAATCAATCAGATTATAGCGTGCCTGTTAGTCAGCTCAGCGTGACTCTTTATGAGatggtttcactttcacttctcAGTAGGTTTCACCTTCCAGAAAAACCCGCGTCACAGTACAATGACTTGTACTAACATAGTGAGCTCTCTGGGGAAGTCGAGTCTGCATTTAACAGTGTTAGAGGGAAATTTTTCCACCTTCCTCTTTTAGATAAGTGCAGTTCACCTTATTTCTGTGCAGACTGACTCTGTGCTGTTCTCCTTCAGGGGACAGGCTGTCTGCTTCAGGGGTTGCACTGGTCGTCAGTGCTGTCGTGTTCGTTTCCCTCATCGCTGTTGGTGCTGCATTGAAGCGAAAAAGGTGAGATGTTTGACACTCTGTATGACATCTTCTGAACAGGAAATGCACAGCAGTTTAATAaactctgctcttctctctttccGGCAGGTTAAAGGGcaacagaagaaatgaaaatgtttgatgagAAACCTGTGAATATTCAAGCATGCAAGCATTACAGTAGCGCCAACATTAACTTTAGTGAGGTATCAGTGAGTTAAGCTAAAAGATGCTGTCCAACATCCAGCCTCCATGGGTAGTTTCACAACGCAGCCACACTGTTTGGAAAGCTACGCATCTCatctgtatttcttttaaattgAAAAACTCAGCACTTTAACTGTGTCAGTGGAGAGTCAACCTTGATGCTTGCTCGGGCGTcgctgaatgtaaaaatgcagCAAGCATTGATTCATAAGAGTATGACAACCAGCTTTGAGCAGAATGGAGGACATGTAGGACCAATAAGTGGTTAAATCTGCTCTTATTCAGAGTTACAGTGGCTGCAGCACGGGGCACTGGGAACGTTTTGCTTCAGGGAACTGGAACAGGCAGATTATCAGCAGAACCAGCTGACGTGTGCTGCTAATAGAGGGGAATTGAGAGCAAGGACGTGCCCACAGTAACGTCACTGATGGGCTCTGGTTCCATCTGGTGGCCTTTGTGGGGGAAAGTGCAGCAGAAAAGTGGTCAGTGAATATGATGGAAATTTCAATCTCTATTTTTTTTGCTCAGGAAATGTGAGCTGTTTGCTTAAATATGTGATCCATGAAGTGATGATATCTATAAATGTATGTGCCTATAAAGTTTCAATTAGACCAAATCATTATGTAATAGATAATATGTTTATTATTTGAATATTACTTTCTAAGCATGGTGGCGATGTTGCTCGTTTCTTCGCACTTTAATGTTCAATGTATGTGTTATTTATTGCTCAATGTACATCTACCTTCACACCAAACTAAAATACACCTTGACTGTGATGTAGTGCTTATGTGGGTTACAGGTTGTCATGATCCAATCCTtccattgatgtgtttttattaatttattctcTGATCTTTTTCCagacagttatttatttttgttcactGAATTAAAACgtgatgttttaatgtttattatttcactcgtgcacagtgtttctgttgcCCTGGATTATATGTATGAGGAATAAGGCTCCTCACAAATACTGGACAAACGTTACCAATATTAACAAATATAAAGCCTCGAACACGGGCTCAGGGTGTAAGTCAATTACGAAATGAAAACTCCTTAAGATCATTCATCATTCTGTTCATATGCACGGAGGTGAAGTGATGGATTTCTGCATAGTTAGAGGAACCACTGGACTCTTCCGTGAAGGTGAGACACTGCTGATACATTAAGTCCATGTAAGACTGCGtaatctgtttgtctttgcctgAAAGCACACCTGTGTGATTCCTGTGCTCTCACAGGTTCAACCTGTGCAGTATTCACAGCAATCAGTCAGTGCAACACAGATAGATTTTAAACAATGAGAATATAAGtcaatgtccccaaaagtggTGGAAATGCTGGTGCAACAGGTGCTGAGTTCAGCAGCTGGTCTGGAGGACAGGCTGATCGCAGAGTCTGTCTTATTGCTGTCAGGGAGTCCTGAGGGTGTTCCAGGCGGCTGCAGGGTCAGCGGTACCTGAATCCTGCTCCAACCTGTATTCCttgatatatgttgttgttgttgtcctcagGGCGTCTCAGAGACTCCCAGTCAGGACTGCAGTCCTGACTGGTTTAGCCCTCTTCAGTTGCCGTTgggactgtctgtctctgcactctGCTTCTGTCAGCTCGAAGCAGTTAGTGTCAAGGTCAGTCAGCAATGTCATAAATGTTGTCACGCAGCCAGATTCTTTTGAAAAGCTTCATTGTCTGCAACTTCATCCACTTTATGGCAGAGGGGGCCCACGTTTGTTATGCACATGGCTGGCACAGGTGTGGGATGTGCTCTCTTCCTCCGTTTGTGGGGGGCACTGGCTCGCCGACCCTGACAGCGCCATACAGGGCGCGAGTGTCCTGGATAGTCTGCGTGTTTGCAGTCATGCAGTTGACATTAACTCCCTGATGTTTAGGAGCACAATACGATCAGAGGTGTTGTTCATAatggagaaaacaagacagatcACTGATAAGAGGTCCTCAACTCTGAGCTTATTGAGGTCGATATGTATTTTATCTTTACAGGCTTCCATCAAACATCAACTGTTTTatcgtgtctgtctgtcagtcagatcTGACTAATGTTtaactctctcacacacttatctgtgtgtttagagtttactttcattctctctggatCTTGTGGAATAGACTGGTTTCTCCATCTCagcctccagctgaaggtaatgtgacaactttgaaatgttttttaattgttagcacaagctgtcgttagcttagcttcaccacaaacagcagaaatctGCAGCTCCGTCGTTCATTTTTCCAAACTCAcaactctgagtttaactgaaGGTTAAACAATGctgttaaaaacatcggccatgctgtgctgatgtttgtgaGAGCAAACACTGGAATAAGATTTGATCCTCAAGAGCTGATGTGGAGACAACAGGAAGGAGCATTGAGAGGGCTGAGAGGAGCTTAAAGTTTGATTCTGTCATGAAATATGGACCTGCATCACGAAGAGCTCTTAACTCCCCTCCAACAGGAACAAGTGTCGGTTCTTTCTGTCAGTTCATACTTAAATGTgataaataatcaaataaaagattaattttttcatattttcttaaACAGCTTCATTGAATTGgtcagtattttattttgaaaggtctCTCTGCTTTGGTAAATTCCAGTGGAGGAAAGTAactaatttactcaagtactgtaatTAAGTACTATAAGGAAGCACTAGTACTTTAATTGATTATTTCTTCTACTTTACATTTCTACAATGTAAATGTTTACTTCACAACcttttgttactttttaaatcaagatttgaaataaaaacaacgCATCAGTTCATTAAACTGCATAGAAGTCTGGTTCCACCTCGCCAGCGTTTAAGCACTCGTGACACATCAGTGATAcaataatatgataataaaactgataataaaaatgaaaataaaaaaggagcCGTTATGATAAACTTTGTTCTCAGAGATTGAAAAAAAATTCATTGCTGCCACTTTAGTTTGTCTGAAGGTTAATTTTTATCTCCCAGTTCAAAAATcacgctgcctctgtggactttggGCTCCTTATCAAGTTTCAGCGTTATTGTCATTATAACACAGAATAATACACTAAAAATGCAGTTGGAGCTCCTCCACACTGAACTCACAGAACATGgataaaaacagattcagatATTTTAAATTACAAgagaataaaacattaaaacagaacaaagcaaataaaaataactCCAAAGAAattacttaagtaaaactaAGTTCTCTTCATAAGGAAGATACAgttacatatatacagtacatatataaatatacatacacatagacACAGATACATACATATGCATATTTACATCCAAAAACATTGTGCAATATCAGTGGAATATGCAAGTTATAGTGGAAAATCTGAGACAGTGGAAATGAGGACAGTGCAAAGAttacaaaagataaaaactttattgagctgacagcagggaaattaagttgttacagacagcagtac
The sequence above is a segment of the Chaetodon auriga isolate fChaAug3 chromosome 23, fChaAug3.hap1, whole genome shotgun sequence genome. Coding sequences within it:
- the LOC143315991 gene encoding nectin-1-like; protein product: MLHILVLTGLLFKASTSQITSYGNSTGDYGGDAHYTCSLLNPTGVRQVTWQRRFKDESTENLATYSNQFGQQVNEPYQGKVIFTQASLSSTSITLRNVTWEDDSCYICSFNVYPDGSKETQTCLTVQGISQVTTGVEAPSSELEGEDGQEVVFSCSATGKPAPTIQWAYSPDVLLVNQPRTTTASNRDHTFTSSRNVTLEVPLGWSGHVDCLLNSGMMGQRRERIFFSDEERHDKKEEEGDRLSASGVALVVSAVVFVSLIAVGAALKRKRLKGNRRNENV